One window of Trinickia caryophylli genomic DNA carries:
- a CDS encoding heme biosynthesis protein HemY produces the protein MALRGLLWLALLFALAAVLATVGRFDAGQVLLVYPPYRIDISLNLFVVAIVALFVALYALARVARNVWQMPRRVAAYRARSREAKAHAALREALGNLYAGRFSRAEKAAREALAIEANKGAAGLVAASAAHRMREYMRRDEWLAAIDAPDWQDARLMASADMRADGRDPDGALAALTEMQSQGARRIHAQQIALRAQQQLKNWAEVLKLVKTLEKREAIHPAVAVRLRQQAAENLLRERRHDGDALLALWQSLAAAERQSPRLADLAADLLVALNRHDEARRIVEEALQHNWDARLLRRYPDTAGEDALPLIQKAEAWRKSRTEDADLMFALGRLCLKQRLWGKAQSFLESALELAGDNEALRVRSHRSLARLFEELGDMTRANEHYRASALAMTVV, from the coding sequence ATGGCACTGAGGGGACTTTTGTGGCTTGCGCTGCTGTTCGCGCTGGCGGCGGTGCTCGCGACGGTGGGACGCTTCGATGCCGGGCAGGTGCTGCTCGTCTATCCGCCCTATCGCATCGACATTTCGCTGAACCTGTTCGTCGTCGCGATCGTTGCGCTGTTCGTGGCGCTCTATGCGCTCGCCCGCGTGGCGCGCAACGTTTGGCAGATGCCGCGGCGCGTGGCCGCCTATCGCGCCCGCTCGCGCGAGGCGAAGGCGCACGCGGCGCTGCGCGAGGCGCTCGGCAACCTGTACGCGGGACGCTTTTCGCGCGCGGAGAAAGCGGCGCGCGAAGCGCTTGCCATTGAAGCGAACAAGGGGGCGGCAGGGCTCGTAGCGGCTTCGGCGGCCCATCGCATGCGCGAGTACATGCGTCGCGACGAATGGCTCGCCGCGATCGACGCGCCTGACTGGCAGGATGCGCGCCTGATGGCGAGTGCCGACATGCGCGCCGACGGGCGCGACCCCGACGGCGCGCTCGCCGCGCTGACCGAGATGCAATCGCAGGGTGCCCGGCGCATTCATGCGCAACAGATCGCGCTGCGCGCACAGCAGCAACTGAAGAACTGGGCCGAAGTGCTCAAGCTCGTCAAGACGCTGGAGAAGCGCGAAGCCATTCATCCCGCGGTGGCCGTGCGGCTGCGCCAGCAGGCGGCCGAAAACCTGCTGCGCGAGCGCCGGCACGACGGCGACGCACTGCTCGCGCTCTGGCAGTCGCTTGCGGCCGCCGAGCGGCAATCGCCGCGCCTCGCCGATCTCGCGGCCGATCTCCTCGTCGCGCTGAATCGCCATGACGAGGCGCGCCGGATCGTGGAAGAGGCGCTGCAGCACAACTGGGATGCGCGCCTGCTACGGCGCTATCCGGACACGGCCGGCGAAGATGCGCTGCCGCTGATTCAGAAGGCGGAGGCATGGCGCAAGAGTCGCACGGAAGACGCCGATCTGATGTTCGCGCTGGGCCGCCTTTGCCTGAAGCAGCGGCTTTGGGGCAAGGCGCAGTCGTTCCTCGAGTCGGCGCTCGAGCTGGCCGGCGACAACGAGGCGCTCAGGGTGCGCAGCCACCGCTCGCTCGCGCGCCTTTTCGAGGAGCTCGGCGACATGACGCGGGCCAACGAGCATTACCGCGCGAGCGCGCTCGCCATGACCGTCGTTTGA
- the hemDX gene encoding fused uroporphyrinogen-III synthase HemD/membrane protein HemX, which produces MASPAQVSDDSGRGRAPAQRFTAVLTRPAGQSDALAASLEHDGIAAFEFPLIEIAPVEEDGPLLRAFAALDAYALVVFVSPNAVDHALARAVGVWPPAVAVGVVGPGSVSALARHGIAAPGHDVVCPAGANGEAGEAEADGQPRFDSEALWAAIEAKFGTEGLDGRRVLIVRGDGGREWLPERLREAGAQVETVAAYRRRVPAPGPAAWARVRALIAGAPHAWLLTSSEGVRNLQTLAEAGLTSDERAALAHVPVVVPHPRIAETARRLGFDRITASGPGDGRIAAALRAFAASSRAAPDQPVLASTASSRMTDSTPDSSGNVHPSAAIPPIPPQPPQPVFNEQRRARRGGGLLLWLVLIAVACATGIGAYALNRKLDRLDGRLAARQQALEAQAAELRVKIGDAVSTVHQVDSQFAQIQGRLADAQTAQQALQKQYDDLARNRDDWTFAEVEQMLSSASEQLQLTGNTQLALFALQSADTRLAALASPQALVVRRAIAADIDKLKTAPSPDLTGLAIKLDDAIAQVDALPLLGEAPVTRPAPAHGAPAAAGASAAAAGEPRWKVWWREASAAIGAELKTLVQVRRIDNADAMLNTPEQGQYIRENVKLRLLSARLALLARNQTTLKSDLHAADAALARYFDGADKRTQTVRQLVKDVDGASVSIEVPDINASLQALHTKKSGG; this is translated from the coding sequence ATGGCGAGCCCCGCGCAGGTCTCGGACGATTCGGGGCGCGGGCGGGCACCGGCGCAGCGTTTCACCGCCGTGCTGACGCGGCCGGCCGGCCAGTCCGATGCGCTCGCCGCGAGCCTCGAGCATGACGGCATCGCGGCATTCGAATTTCCGCTCATCGAAATCGCGCCCGTCGAGGAAGACGGGCCGCTTTTGCGCGCGTTTGCGGCGCTCGACGCCTATGCGCTCGTTGTCTTCGTCTCGCCGAACGCCGTCGACCATGCGCTTGCGCGCGCCGTCGGGGTGTGGCCGCCGGCTGTGGCCGTCGGCGTGGTGGGGCCGGGCAGCGTGAGCGCGCTCGCGCGGCACGGGATCGCGGCACCGGGGCATGACGTCGTCTGTCCGGCCGGCGCGAACGGCGAGGCAGGCGAAGCGGAAGCGGACGGGCAGCCGCGTTTCGATTCGGAAGCGCTTTGGGCCGCGATCGAAGCGAAGTTCGGTACCGAGGGCCTCGATGGCCGGCGCGTGCTGATCGTGCGCGGCGACGGCGGACGAGAATGGCTTCCCGAGCGTCTGCGCGAAGCCGGTGCGCAGGTCGAGACCGTGGCCGCCTATCGGCGCCGGGTGCCGGCGCCGGGGCCCGCGGCGTGGGCCCGCGTGCGCGCGCTCATCGCGGGTGCGCCGCATGCGTGGCTGCTGACGAGCTCGGAGGGCGTACGCAATCTTCAGACGTTGGCCGAGGCCGGGCTCACGAGCGACGAACGCGCCGCGCTCGCCCACGTACCGGTCGTCGTGCCGCACCCCCGGATCGCCGAGACGGCGCGGCGACTCGGTTTTGATAGGATTACGGCATCCGGCCCCGGCGATGGACGCATCGCGGCGGCCTTGCGCGCCTTCGCCGCGTCGTCTCGCGCAGCTCCCGATCAACCGGTTCTTGCCTCTACGGCTTCCTCGCGCATGACTGATTCGACTCCAGATTCTTCGGGCAACGTTCATCCGTCCGCGGCGATCCCGCCCATCCCGCCGCAGCCGCCTCAGCCGGTCTTCAACGAGCAGCGGCGGGCGCGTCGCGGCGGCGGCCTGCTGCTGTGGCTCGTGCTGATTGCGGTAGCCTGTGCCACCGGCATCGGCGCCTACGCGCTCAACCGCAAGCTCGATCGTCTCGACGGCCGGCTGGCGGCACGCCAGCAAGCGCTCGAGGCGCAGGCGGCCGAGCTGCGCGTGAAGATCGGCGATGCCGTTTCGACGGTTCATCAGGTCGACTCGCAGTTCGCGCAGATTCAGGGCAGGCTCGCGGACGCTCAAACGGCCCAGCAGGCGCTGCAAAAGCAATACGACGACCTCGCGCGCAACCGCGACGACTGGACCTTCGCCGAGGTGGAGCAGATGCTTTCCAGCGCCAGCGAGCAGTTGCAACTGACGGGCAACACGCAGCTCGCGCTCTTCGCGCTGCAAAGCGCCGATACGCGTCTCGCGGCACTCGCGAGCCCGCAGGCGCTCGTCGTGCGGCGCGCCATCGCGGCCGACATCGACAAGCTCAAGACGGCGCCCTCGCCCGATTTGACGGGGCTCGCGATCAAGCTCGACGATGCGATCGCACAGGTCGACGCACTGCCGCTGCTCGGCGAGGCGCCGGTGACGCGTCCCGCCCCGGCGCACGGCGCCCCGGCGGCCGCGGGGGCGAGCGCCGCCGCGGCCGGAGAGCCGCGCTGGAAGGTCTGGTGGCGCGAGGCATCGGCGGCGATCGGCGCGGAACTCAAGACGCTCGTGCAGGTGCGCAGGATCGACAACGCCGATGCGATGCTCAATACGCCCGAGCAAGGCCAATACATCCGTGAAAACGTCAAGCTGCGGCTGCTGTCGGCACGGCTTGCGCTGCTCGCGCGCAATCAGACGACGTTGAAGTCCGACCTGCATGCGGCCGATGCGGCGCTCGCCCGCTATTTCGACGGTGCCGACAAGCGTACGCAGACGGTGCGGCAGCTCGTGAAGGACGTGGACGGCGCTTCGGTCTCGATCGAGGTGCCCGACATCAATGCGAGCCTGCAGGCCCTGCACACGAAGAAGAGCGGGGGCTGA
- the hemC gene encoding hydroxymethylbilane synthase, whose amino-acid sequence MNSETFSAAPPEKLVIASRESRLAMWQAEHVRDALRKLYPACDVQILGMTTRGDQILDRALAKVGGKGLFVKELESALADGRADLAVHSLKDVPMELPDGFALAAVMEREDPRDAFVSNDHASLDALPAGSVVGTSSLRREAMVRARYPQLIVEPLRGNLDTRLGKLDRGDYAAIILAAAGLKRLGLAARIRGLIEPEDSLPAAGQGALGIEIRVPRPELAAWLAPLDHRPTALAVEAERTVSRALGGSCDVPLAAHAHWREGVLHLSGRVSTPDGARVASAEASAAVASAADALALGNEVARALDTQGAREIVATLAAQRSGESAA is encoded by the coding sequence ATGAATTCCGAGACATTTTCAGCCGCACCGCCCGAGAAGCTCGTCATTGCCTCGCGAGAGAGCCGTCTTGCGATGTGGCAGGCCGAGCATGTGCGCGATGCGCTGCGCAAATTATATCCGGCTTGCGACGTGCAAATTCTCGGCATGACAACGCGTGGCGATCAGATCCTCGATCGCGCGCTCGCGAAGGTGGGCGGCAAGGGGCTCTTCGTCAAGGAACTCGAGAGCGCGTTGGCCGACGGTCGAGCGGATCTCGCGGTGCACTCGCTGAAGGACGTTCCGATGGAACTGCCCGACGGCTTCGCGCTCGCCGCGGTGATGGAGCGAGAGGATCCGCGCGACGCGTTCGTCTCGAACGACCATGCGAGCCTCGATGCGCTGCCGGCCGGCAGCGTCGTCGGCACGTCGAGCCTGCGCCGCGAGGCCATGGTGCGCGCGCGCTATCCGCAGCTCATCGTAGAACCGCTGCGCGGCAACCTCGATACGCGTCTCGGCAAGCTCGATCGCGGTGACTACGCAGCCATCATTCTGGCGGCGGCCGGCTTGAAGCGCCTCGGGCTGGCCGCGCGCATCCGCGGGCTGATCGAGCCCGAAGACAGTCTGCCCGCCGCGGGCCAGGGTGCGCTCGGCATCGAGATTCGCGTGCCGCGTCCGGAGCTTGCCGCGTGGCTTGCCCCGCTCGATCACCGGCCGACCGCGCTTGCCGTCGAAGCCGAGCGTACCGTCTCGCGCGCGCTGGGCGGCAGTTGCGACGTGCCGCTTGCCGCGCATGCGCATTGGCGCGAGGGCGTTTTGCATCTGTCGGGCCGCGTTTCGACGCCGGACGGCGCGCGCGTGGCGTCGGCCGAGGCGAGTGCCGCCGTGGCGAGCGCAGCCGATGCGCTCGCCCTCGGCAACGAGGTGGCGCGAGCGCTCGATACGCAGGGCGCGCGCGAAATCGTCGCGACACTCGCCGCTCAGCGCAGCGGCGAGTCGGCCGCGTGA
- the ppc gene encoding phosphoenolpyruvate carboxylase has product MTSPGSARAARRNDALPVSAPSAPAGPAAPTKSVGRGREDKDQPLFEDIRYLGRLLGDVVREQEGDAVFELVETIRQRAVKFRREDDNSAALALEKQLRALTPEQTVSVVRAFSYFSHLANIAEDRHHNRRRRVHALGGSAPQPGTIAYALERFALAGTIDGETLKRFFDDALIVPVLTAHPTEVQRKSILDAQHHIAHLLAERDAPLTARERAQNGALLRARVTALWQTRMLRDSRLTVADEIENALSYYRATFLREIPALYADIEEALAEQHKLSERLPAFFQMGSWIGGDRDGNPNVTSETLEHAISRQAAVIFEHYLEEVHALGAELSVSNMLAGCSDALKALAQASPDQSPHRVDEPYRRALIGVYTRLAASVRVRLGEGTVPLRSAGHGAPPVRATPYADASEFVRDLNVLVDSLHEHHGGTLVAPRLAPLVRSAEVFGFHLASIDLRQSSDVHEAVVAELFKRAGVHEDYASLSEADKLRLLLSELEQPRLLRSPYLEYSPLVNNELGVLETARAMRERFGARAVRNYIISHTETVSDLVEVLLLQKETGLLEGTLADRHASARNGLMVIPLFETIPDLRNAPVIMREYFALPGLEALVAHQGSEQEVMLGYSDSNKDGGFLTSNWELYRAELALVTLFKERGIRLRLFHGRGGTVGRGGGPTYQAILSQPPGTVEGQIRLTEQGEVIGSKFSNPEIGRRNLETAVAATLEASLLPHGNAPANLGAFEETMQALSDAAMTAYRALVYETPGFTDYFFQSTPIAEIAELNIGSRPASRKLQDPKNRRIEDLRAIPWGFSWGQCRLLLTGWYGFGSAVEAYLRGASSETERSRRLSTLRKMNKTWPFFTTLLSNMDMVLAKTDLAVASRYAQLVEDKKLRKQVFERIVAEWERTAHALAEITGKRERLADNPLLARSIKNRFPYLDPLNHLQVELLKRHRAGDSNARLRRGIHLTINGIAAGLRNTG; this is encoded by the coding sequence GTGACGTCTCCCGGATCGGCGCGCGCCGCACGCCGCAACGATGCATTGCCCGTTTCAGCCCCCTCGGCCCCGGCCGGCCCGGCGGCCCCCACGAAATCCGTCGGCCGCGGCCGCGAGGACAAGGATCAGCCGCTTTTCGAGGACATCCGCTACCTGGGCCGCCTGCTCGGCGATGTCGTGCGCGAGCAGGAAGGCGATGCCGTTTTCGAACTCGTCGAAACGATTCGCCAGCGGGCCGTCAAATTTCGCCGCGAGGACGACAACAGCGCCGCGCTCGCGCTCGAAAAGCAGTTGCGCGCGCTCACGCCCGAGCAGACGGTAAGCGTCGTGCGGGCCTTCAGCTACTTTTCGCATCTGGCCAACATCGCCGAAGACCGTCACCACAACCGTCGCCGGCGCGTGCACGCACTCGGCGGCTCGGCGCCGCAGCCCGGCACGATCGCCTATGCGCTCGAGCGCTTCGCGCTGGCCGGCACGATCGACGGTGAAACGCTCAAGCGCTTTTTCGATGACGCATTGATCGTACCCGTGCTGACCGCGCACCCAACGGAAGTGCAGCGCAAGAGCATTCTCGACGCCCAGCACCATATCGCGCATCTGCTGGCCGAGCGCGATGCCCCGCTCACGGCGCGCGAGCGTGCGCAAAACGGTGCGCTTTTGCGTGCCCGCGTGACCGCGCTCTGGCAGACCCGCATGCTGCGCGATTCGCGGCTCACCGTCGCCGACGAAATCGAGAACGCGCTCTCGTATTACCGCGCGACATTCCTGCGAGAAATTCCCGCGCTTTACGCCGATATCGAAGAGGCACTCGCCGAGCAGCACAAGCTCAGCGAGCGCCTGCCCGCGTTCTTCCAGATGGGCAGTTGGATCGGCGGCGATCGCGACGGCAACCCGAACGTCACCTCCGAGACCCTCGAGCACGCAATCTCGCGCCAGGCCGCCGTGATCTTCGAGCACTATCTCGAGGAAGTGCATGCGCTCGGCGCCGAGCTTTCCGTCTCGAACATGTTGGCCGGCTGCAGCGACGCCCTCAAGGCACTCGCGCAGGCGTCTCCCGATCAATCGCCGCATCGCGTCGACGAGCCCTACCGCCGGGCGCTGATCGGCGTCTACACGCGGCTCGCGGCAAGCGTGCGCGTGCGGCTCGGCGAAGGCACGGTGCCGCTGCGCAGCGCGGGCCATGGCGCGCCCCCCGTGCGTGCCACGCCCTATGCGGACGCGAGCGAGTTCGTGCGCGATCTCAACGTGCTGGTCGATTCGCTCCATGAGCATCACGGCGGCACGCTCGTCGCGCCGCGGCTGGCTCCGCTCGTGCGCTCGGCCGAAGTGTTCGGCTTTCACCTCGCGAGCATCGATCTGCGCCAGAGTTCCGACGTGCACGAGGCCGTCGTCGCGGAACTGTTCAAGCGCGCGGGTGTGCACGAAGACTACGCATCGCTTTCCGAGGCCGACAAGCTGAGGCTGCTGCTCTCCGAGCTCGAGCAGCCGCGCCTCCTGCGCTCGCCGTACCTGGAGTACTCGCCGCTCGTGAACAACGAGCTCGGCGTGCTCGAAACCGCGCGCGCGATGCGCGAGCGCTTCGGCGCGCGCGCCGTGCGCAACTACATCATTTCCCATACGGAAACGGTCAGCGACCTCGTCGAAGTCCTCCTGCTGCAAAAAGAGACGGGGCTGCTCGAGGGCACGCTCGCCGACCGGCATGCAAGCGCGCGCAACGGGCTCATGGTGATCCCGCTCTTCGAAACGATCCCCGATTTGCGCAATGCGCCCGTCATCATGCGCGAATACTTCGCACTGCCCGGGCTCGAAGCACTGGTCGCGCATCAGGGCAGCGAGCAGGAAGTCATGCTCGGCTATTCGGACAGCAACAAGGACGGCGGTTTCCTGACGTCGAACTGGGAACTGTATCGCGCCGAACTCGCGCTCGTGACGCTTTTCAAGGAGCGCGGCATCCGCCTGCGCCTCTTCCATGGGCGCGGCGGCACGGTGGGGCGCGGCGGCGGCCCCACTTACCAGGCGATTCTCTCGCAGCCCCCGGGCACGGTCGAGGGCCAGATCCGGCTGACCGAACAGGGCGAGGTCATCGGCAGCAAGTTCAGCAACCCGGAGATCGGCCGTCGCAATCTCGAAACGGCCGTCGCGGCCACGCTCGAGGCGTCGCTGCTGCCGCACGGCAACGCACCGGCCAATCTCGGCGCGTTCGAGGAAACGATGCAGGCGCTCTCGGACGCCGCCATGACCGCCTATCGGGCGCTCGTCTACGAAACGCCGGGCTTCACCGACTACTTTTTCCAGTCGACGCCGATCGCCGAGATCGCCGAGCTCAATATCGGCAGCCGCCCCGCGTCGCGCAAGCTGCAAGACCCGAAGAACCGCCGCATCGAAGATCTGCGCGCGATTCCCTGGGGCTTCTCGTGGGGCCAGTGCCGGCTGCTGCTGACCGGCTGGTACGGATTCGGCAGCGCCGTCGAAGCGTATCTGCGTGGCGCCTCGAGCGAAACCGAGCGCTCGCGCCGCCTCTCGACCCTCAGAAAGATGAACAAGACCTGGCCCTTTTTCACGACGCTGCTGTCGAACATGGACATGGTGCTGGCCAAGACGGACCTGGCCGTCGCGTCGCGCTATGCGCAGCTCGTCGAGGACAAGAAACTGCGCAAGCAGGTGTTCGAGCGAATCGTCGCCGAATGGGAGCGCACCGCGCACGCCCTGGCCGAAATCACGGGCAAACGGGAGCGTCTCGCCGACAATCCGCTGCTCGCGCGCTCGATCAAGAACCGCTTCCCGTACCTCGATCCGCTCAATCACCTGCAGGTCGAGCTGCTCAAGCGCCACCGCGCAGGGGACAGCAACGCACGGCTGCGGCGCGGCATTCATCTCACGATCAACGGCATCGCCGCCGGCCTGCGCAACACAGGCTGA
- a CDS encoding PAS domain S-box protein, with translation MSHASRLRLLGTQTHRKLRVSYATGLGLVVALWIALGAFSTWDLKSERESERQQAATLANALAAHTTRLLREANQVADVVTWLVKREGVEVGLDNYVHSGLVDLDVFTQVAVIDKHGMLRASTFPGFEPIDHADRDYYRTHIYDRSTRLFISKPVIDRVSGEMSIQLSRRINDSQGRFIGVVVVSVPPALLTEMLESQHLGREGLIGIIGTEDYIIRARRAGEHHDTNWPIPARSPLRIALGHAPQGELEAVSPFDHIRRTISYRTLATYPLAVMVGFSNEEYLAAYRQRMLVLVVAGIVLTLLILSAAFYQGRLMRRLEAASLSEREAHERKTKEAERAEALFKAIPDAAVGFSAEGRIDGYNPHLLSLLGWAEDQVSTATPADIAEALFRDDVSAGSLDEIARFTALLSGSALHESTQSAMFRLDRTQPAVYEVRLERRGKNSAGVMALIRDVTREQANEEALVRSEARYRQLIELSPFAVFLIQDLTIAFANAKALAMLGAYSSAQIRGLPLVEFLHADSRATMETRMARLVHSQTATSAREAHWLRLDGSAFLGEMTAVPYETDGVPGALVILQDVTSRKEAETQRDRLFDLSLDLICLADPTGNFKRVNPAFSHVLGWSDEELMSRPFIDFVHPGDRAATVAEIARHGTGEPIEHFENRYICKDGSVRWLAWKAIQLDGLIYATARDVTESRHATRQLEQARADAEAASRAKSAFLAAMSHEIRTPMNGVIGMIEVLSQTGLTADQSDMVTTVRESAHALLTLIDDILDFSKIEAGRLHIERVPVSIGHLTTGLCQSLKPVAERAGVTLEKSIAADLPQAVLSDDTRLRQVLYNLVGNAIKFSGGRADKPGCVRVRVTVAPLAAGRVEVSIDIEDNGIGMSAETLPKLFKPFTQAEASTTRRFGGTGLGLAICRRLVDLMGGTISVRSTVGTGSTFTVRLPLDVDPNAVAVSRSAAQSGGDAREQARIAPVGPALSVAQAREQGRLILVAEDDAINQKVILRQLALLGHVAEIASDGCEALALWRAHRYALLLTDLHMPEMDGYELVETIRREEAPGTRLPIVALTANAVQGEATRAKAVGMDGYLTKPLQLNRLQAVLETHFRAPEASRAAVEAQPEPATRDAAPTTAVDLDVLKGIVGDDPEVVRELLADYQQSVGRLAAELRVHCDAGRGREAGAIAHKLKSSSRSVGAMALGDLCAELENAGKAGDLALLANWAKQFDTALAAVEDSLEQLLAIETK, from the coding sequence ATGAGCCACGCTTCGCGACTACGACTCCTCGGCACGCAGACCCACCGGAAGCTGCGCGTCTCATACGCCACGGGGCTCGGCCTCGTCGTGGCGCTGTGGATCGCCCTGGGCGCGTTTTCCACGTGGGATCTCAAAAGCGAGCGGGAAAGCGAGCGCCAGCAGGCGGCCACGCTGGCCAACGCGCTCGCCGCGCACACCACGCGGCTGCTGCGCGAGGCCAATCAGGTTGCCGACGTCGTGACCTGGCTCGTCAAGCGCGAAGGCGTGGAGGTGGGGCTCGACAACTACGTGCATTCGGGGCTCGTCGATCTGGACGTCTTCACGCAAGTCGCCGTCATCGACAAGCATGGCATGCTGCGGGCGTCCACGTTCCCCGGTTTCGAGCCGATCGACCATGCGGACCGCGACTACTATCGCACGCACATCTACGATCGCAGCACGCGGCTCTTCATCAGCAAACCCGTCATCGATCGCGTGAGCGGCGAGATGTCGATTCAACTCTCGCGGCGCATCAACGACTCGCAAGGGCGCTTCATCGGCGTGGTCGTGGTATCGGTGCCGCCCGCGCTCCTCACCGAGATGCTCGAATCGCAGCATCTCGGCCGCGAGGGCCTGATCGGCATCATCGGCACCGAGGATTACATCATTCGCGCACGCCGCGCGGGCGAGCATCACGATACGAACTGGCCCATCCCCGCCAGGTCGCCGCTGCGCATCGCGCTTGGCCACGCGCCGCAGGGCGAGCTCGAAGCGGTAAGCCCGTTCGATCACATCCGCCGCACGATCAGCTACCGCACGCTCGCCACCTATCCGTTGGCGGTGATGGTCGGATTCTCGAACGAGGAATATCTCGCTGCATACCGTCAGCGCATGCTGGTGCTCGTCGTCGCCGGCATCGTGCTGACACTGCTGATTCTTTCCGCTGCGTTCTACCAGGGCCGGCTCATGCGCCGCCTCGAGGCCGCCTCGCTGAGCGAGCGCGAGGCCCACGAGCGCAAGACGAAGGAAGCCGAGCGGGCCGAAGCGCTCTTCAAGGCGATCCCCGATGCCGCGGTCGGCTTTTCCGCCGAAGGCCGCATCGACGGCTACAACCCGCACCTGCTTTCCCTGCTCGGCTGGGCCGAGGATCAGGTTTCGACCGCCACCCCGGCCGATATCGCCGAAGCCCTCTTTCGCGATGACGTGAGCGCCGGCAGCCTCGACGAGATCGCACGCTTCACCGCGCTGCTTTCGGGCAGCGCGCTGCACGAGAGCACGCAAAGCGCGATGTTCCGTCTCGATCGCACTCAGCCGGCGGTCTATGAAGTGCGCCTCGAGCGGCGTGGCAAGAACTCGGCCGGCGTGATGGCGCTCATTCGCGACGTGACGCGCGAGCAGGCGAACGAGGAAGCGCTCGTGCGCAGCGAAGCGCGCTATCGCCAGTTGATCGAGCTGTCGCCGTTCGCGGTCTTCCTGATCCAGGACCTCACGATCGCGTTCGCCAATGCAAAGGCGCTCGCCATGCTCGGTGCCTACTCGAGCGCCCAGATTCGCGGCCTGCCGCTCGTCGAATTCCTTCATGCCGACAGCCGCGCGACGATGGAAACGCGCATGGCGCGCCTCGTACATTCGCAAACGGCCACCTCGGCGCGCGAGGCACATTGGCTGCGCCTGGACGGCAGCGCCTTCCTCGGCGAGATGACGGCCGTGCCGTACGAAACGGACGGCGTGCCCGGCGCGCTCGTGATCCTGCAGGACGTGACGAGCCGCAAAGAGGCCGAGACGCAGCGCGACCGGCTTTTCGACCTTTCGCTCGATCTGATCTGTCTTGCCGACCCGACCGGCAATTTCAAACGCGTCAACCCCGCGTTCTCGCACGTGCTCGGCTGGTCGGACGAGGAGCTCATGTCGCGCCCGTTCATCGATTTTGTCCACCCTGGGGACCGCGCGGCAACCGTCGCCGAAATCGCGCGCCACGGCACCGGCGAGCCGATCGAGCATTTCGAGAACCGCTACATATGCAAGGACGGCTCGGTGCGCTGGCTCGCGTGGAAAGCCATTCAGCTCGACGGCCTCATCTACGCGACGGCGCGCGACGTGACCGAGAGCCGGCACGCCACGCGCCAGCTCGAGCAGGCACGCGCGGACGCCGAAGCCGCCTCGCGTGCGAAGAGCGCCTTCCTCGCGGCCATGAGTCATGAGATCCGCACACCGATGAACGGCGTGATCGGCATGATCGAAGTGCTGAGCCAGACCGGCCTCACGGCCGATCAGAGCGACATGGTCACCACCGTGCGCGAGTCGGCGCATGCGCTGCTCACGCTCATCGACGATATCCTCGACTTTTCCAAGATCGAAGCGGGACGCCTGCATATCGAGCGCGTACCCGTCTCGATCGGGCATCTCACCACGGGGCTGTGCCAGTCGCTCAAGCCGGTGGCCGAACGCGCGGGCGTCACGCTCGAAAAGTCGATCGCGGCCGATCTGCCGCAAGCCGTGCTCTCGGACGACACGCGGCTGCGGCAGGTGCTCTATAACCTCGTCGGCAACGCGATCAAGTTTTCGGGCGGCCGCGCCGACAAGCCCGGATGCGTGCGGGTGCGCGTTACGGTAGCGCCGCTCGCCGCGGGCCGGGTCGAAGTCTCGATCGACATCGAGGACAACGGTATCGGCATGTCGGCGGAGACGCTGCCGAAATTGTTCAAGCCGTTCACGCAGGCGGAGGCGTCGACGACGCGGCGCTTCGGGGGCACCGGCCTGGGCCTTGCCATCTGCCGGCGCCTCGTCGATCTGATGGGCGGCACGATCTCGGTCCGCAGCACGGTAGGCACAGGCTCCACGTTCACGGTGCGGCTGCCGCTCGACGTCGACCCCAATGCCGTGGCCGTCAGCCGTTCGGCCGCCCAGAGCGGCGGCGACGCCCGCGAGCAGGCGCGCATCGCACCCGTCGGGCCGGCGCTGTCGGTAGCCCAGGCTCGCGAGCAGGGACGCCTCATTCTCGTGGCCGAGGACGATGCGATCAATCAGAAGGTCATCCTGCGCCAGCTCGCTTTGCTCGGACACGTGGCCGAGATCGCGAGCGACGGATGCGAAGCGCTCGCGCTGTGGCGCGCCCACCGCTATGCGCTACTGCTGACGGACCTGCACATGCCCGAGATGGACGGCTACGAGCTCGTCGAAACGATACGGCGCGAAGAGGCGCCCGGCACGCGGCTGCCGATCGTCGCGCTGACGGCCAACGCCGTGCAGGGCGAGGCCACGCGCGCCAAGGCGGTGGGCATGGACGGCTACCTCACCAAGCCGCTGCAGCTCAACCGGCTGCAGGCCGTGCTCGAAACGCACTTCCGCGCGCCCGAGGCAAGCCGTGCGGCGGTCGAAGCGCAGCCGGAGCCGGCCACGCGCGATGCGGCCCCCACGACGGCCGTCGACCTCGACGTGCTCAAGGGAATCGTCGGCGACGATCCCGAGGTGGTGCGCGAGTTGCTCGCCGACTATCAGCAGTCGGTGGGGCGGCTCGCGGCCGAGCTGCGTGTGCACTGCGACGCGGGGCGCGGCCGCGAGGCGGGTGCGATCGCCCACAAGCTCAAATCGTCCTCGCGCTCCGTCGGCGCGATGGCGCTCGGCGACCTGTGCGCCGAGCTCGAAAATGCGGGCAAGGCCGGCGATCTCGCGTTGCTCGCCAACTGGGCAAAGCAGTTCGATACGGCGCTCGCCGCGGTCGAAGACTCGCTCGAGCAGTTGCTCGCGATTGAAACCAAATGA